The genomic DNA CCGTTCCGCTCGGCGAACACGACCGGCGCGTCCGCACCCGTGTTGCCGAACAGGTCGACGCAGGGGCGGCTGCGCTGAAGCGCTCGCCATCGCTGTACGCGACGAGCCGGCTCGGTACTGCGGCGGGGCTCCTCGCCCTCAACGCCGAGTTCGGGGACGACTACTACCGAGTTCCCCCCGAGGCGACGCTCGACGCGGATGCCGCGGAGTCCGCGCTCGGTGGCGACCAACTGCTCGTCGACGTGCAGACGCACTACGTCGCCGGTCGCCCCGACAACGCGCAGCTCCAGGAATGGACGATGCAGATGTACCGCTCGCTCGCACCCTCTTGGTGGGACGGGATCGACGGCATGGTCGTCTACGACTTCGCCGAGTACCTGCGCTGTGTGTTCGTCGAGTCCGACGTCGACGTCGCGGTGCTCACGTCGAACCCGGGTGTCGACGAGCGGCGCATGTTGTTCAATCCGGAGCTCGCCGGAAGCCGCGAGCTCGTCGACCGGCTCGCCGGGACCGGGCGACTCCTCAACCACGCGGTCGTGCACCCGAACCACGGCGAGACCGCGCAGATGGAGGACTGGCGCGACCGGTTCCGCCCGGTCGGGTGGAAGGTGTACACGCTCGGCAAGCTCGTCGACGGGGAATGGGTATCCACCTGGCGGCTCGACGACGACGACGGCCATCGGTTCCTCGACGAGGCGGAGCGACTCGCGGTACCGCTCGTGTGCGCGCACAAGGGCATCGCGTTCCACGCGGCAGCCGGCTCACCCGACGACGTCGGGCCCGCGGCGCGTGCACACCCAAACGTCGATTTCGTGATCTACCACTCGGGGTACGAGATGCCCGATGAGGCGGGGCCCAATGAGGACGGGGAAG from Acidimicrobiia bacterium includes the following:
- a CDS encoding amidohydrolase family protein, translated to MAGRVPLPVLLQRRSTDEYAPVPLGEHDRRVRTRVAEQVDAGAAALKRSPSLYATSRLGTAAGLLALNAEFGDDYYRVPPEATLDADAAESALGGDQLLVDVQTHYVAGRPDNAQLQEWTMQMYRSLAPSWWDGIDGMVVYDFAEYLRCVFVESDVDVAVLTSNPGVDERRMLFNPELAGSRELVDRLAGTGRLLNHAVVHPNHGETAQMEDWRDRFRPVGWKVYTLGKLVDGEWVSTWRLDDDDGHRFLDEAERLAVPLVCAHKGIAFHAAAGSPDDVGPAARAHPNVDFVIYHSGYEMPDEAGPNEDGEVEGPFRETTADIGVNRLITTMRDHGLGPGDNVSAELGTTWFCLVRRPDAAAHVLGKLMRAFGEDNIIWGTDSVWYGPNRPVVDAFRAFQIPERMQEEFGYPALTPRVKEKILGLNASRLYGIDTAAARGRRGRDDLGWISAARAEFERTGVPISG